DNA sequence from the Lycium barbarum isolate Lr01 chromosome 5, ASM1917538v2, whole genome shotgun sequence genome:
GCTTTGATTTTGATAAAGAGATAAAGGAGGGTACATACTATTTTATTCAGAAACCTAAAATTAGAGACAGCACATTTCAATCTTCCAGGATTGGCTAATCATCAAAAATATGATATTCCAATCTTCTAAGATTGCACTataatacatttcatacataagtgGCAGAACAGAGCCGAGAAACCCCCAGTCAGAACTGCACAATACAGAGGTCATGATAATGTGTATCGTTTGTAGACGTATGCAGCTGAGATGCTAAATTGATTTCTCAGATGATCACTCAACTAATAATTATTATTTGAAGAAAGTCACTTTCTTTGTTcaatgaaattagaatcaagaaagGTGATTTTATGAGATAATAACTATTACTTGGCTGATCATCCGAGGAGCAACCCTTGAGATGCTCAGGGCAACAGCAGCTTCTTGCACTAGAGGATGAACATGTACAAAATGCTCGGCTTCATGCTCCACTTGTTCCAAACACCGGTCCACATCCTTTCCTTCACTCATTTTCTTCACAAATACAATAAACCGTCTCCAGTTGTCAGGTTGGAAAAGATCTGGATTCATCCTCAGATAAGTAAATGCACACATTTCTCTATCATCAAATTCGCTGTCGATATTCAATGAGGATGCTTGGAGGATCTGCTCATGTGCACACTCATCATATCGAGGCAAAGCATTCTCACCAGCTAGTGTAACTTGAGCTTCCCGAGTGGCTAATGCTACCTGCCTAACCAACTTCTCAGGTGCACATTGTGCATCCTGTGGCTGCTCGTGATCTCGCATCTCAATACAAGTGAAGTTTAAAATAGCGCCGTGTTTGGCGAGCATCTGAGTGATAGGAAGGTAACCATCTCGGAAACAGGTATTGTAGTACCCTGCTGTGAGTTCAGGGGCATGGGACCGTGTTCCATAGTGCCAATGAATACCTGCAATCTTAACTGATATCTTGACGTCCTTGTTCTCGTATATAGCTTTGGCGGATTGCAATATTCTCTCGCCGTGGTCCAAAAGCATTTGAGAATACCATGTGAGGAAGAACTCACCGTATTGACAATCCCAACCACCACCTTCTTTCCTGAAAAAGTTTGTATCTTCTGGCCAGTTGTTATATTCACCTGCATCTGTCGGACCAGTATGACCCCACTCAAACTTGCCAAATTCATCAGCCGCAGACTTTAAGCTGCTGAGCATGTACTGCAAGACACAGGGTTTGTTAGAACAACTCATCAGAGATGAGGCATTCAAAAATTTGCACAAAGAAGTCGATGCATAACCTTGTCGTAACACTGAAAAGCTCCAATACCGGGAAATTTCCACACTCCATCTTTCTCAGGGTAGGATGGATAACGTAGCTCTCCAGCTGGACCCATGCCAACTTGAATTTCCTAGATTAAAAAAACCGTTAGAGAAAAGTTTAAGCTTCCAATCTTTGGTCAGTGATCCAACATAGTTTAAAGGTTTAGAACATGTCTAAACTTACCACAATAGTGTCTCCTAGTAGATTCTCAAATCTATCTCTAAATGCTCTCATGAAGTCGGAGTAACATTGAACAGGGGTCCTTCCTTTAAGGACAGGAAGAGTATCACAACCAAGTGAGATATATTCAGAATTCCTCCTTCCCCATTGATCCGTATAAGCAAGGTCAGGATCATTGTTGATCTCTTCAGTGACCCAACTTGGAAGAGGGAtcctaaaatttgaaaattaactATTAAGGAGGCAAGAAACAAATATAGGAGATAACGAAACATGTGGAATATTGTATTCTCCAGCTACAGAAATTGAGAAGTTAATCCACAAAAAACATGATTAATAATGTAACTATGAATTCTTTGAGGCTATATATGTTTGGAAGAGCTCTTTAAACGTGGATTCTACTGTTGACAAGATAGGATTACAATTAGCAGTTTCTAGAAGTTGCAAACAACTACTAAGATTTGCAGTAATCAAATCACTGATCAACATCCTCTTCCAATTAAAAACTTCCTAACAATGACTCTGCCATGTTGGTAGTCAAAATATCAATGACTTTTTGATGTCTTCATGTTTTCCAGAAGACCAAGTTAACCAAATTCAGCCTGCTTGATATATTATAGTCAAAAGAGCTTTGTTCAATTTCTTTTCTAAAGAAGGCCATAGATCTTCATGAAACAACGATAAAAGACAATTGCTTTATAGCATCCTTGTAACATATGGCAACTACTCCTTTAATTCTAAGCAAAATAGACTTATGAATGAAATGAGAAACTTTTACATGTTTCCTATAATGTTTAATTAGTGTCTATCGGGAACAGTCCCTCTACCTCACAAAGATacgagtaaggtctgcgtatattcTACCCTCCTCAGACTCCACTTGTGGATTACGttgtagttgttattgttgttgtcctATAATGTTTaattaaacacaaaaaaaaaaaaatcatgtttccTCTAATgatttaaggacaagattatgcAACTTTTTGTTTTTGTTCCCCTTTCTCCCCTGTTCCACTTCCTCACATCCAATGAATCAGCTATCAAAAAATACTCCTACTTAAAATGGATgtatttaaattatatacactGCATTACTAAATGTTCAAATAATAGTCACTttacaaagaagaaaaaaagtaaaTTAGCTTCTTCAACTAACTCCAGCACTCTTCAGTGCCTGTAAACTCGCCTTCATCGCCTTTTTTCTATTCACCGTGTTGTCCATTTTCACACTGTCCAGCGGCGTCATCACGAATACCAAGGgaaaatatatataattcataaactaattaaaaaaaaaaattgaatgcaCTCTACAATGTGACGTAGAACGTACTAAAATGATCTTTAATCTTATGGTCTGAAACATATTATGTGAAAAGTTAAAATTAAATAGCTGTCAAAAAATGAAAGAAACGTTCTTTTTTACatagattaaaaaggaaagtcagacaaataaattaaaacggagtGAGTGACTAGCAGCACCCCATTTACAATAGTACAGATCTACTTTAACTCAAAACATATTCTTATATTTCAAtctaatttgactataaatcctaattagacatgaattaaaatataAAATCCTAACCAATTTCGATTTTCTACaacctttaatttttttatttttttttcaacacaCTACTAGAAACAGAGGTTTTTCTCACCGACAATCAATGAAAAATTTATGTTATAAAACTTTTCCACCTCATTTCTACCAAAGCACGTGGAAAACAGATTCTATTGAACCCAAAAGCTTCCTAATCTTTCCTTGC
Encoded proteins:
- the LOC132640304 gene encoding beta-amylase 1, chloroplastic-like, with amino-acid sequence MRAFRDRFENLLGDTIVEIQVGMGPAGELRYPSYPEKDGVWKFPGIGAFQCYDKYMLSSLKSAADEFGKFEWGHTGPTDAGEYNNWPEDTNFFRKEGGGWDCQYGEFFLTWYSQMLLDHGERILQSAKAIYENKDVKISVKIAGIHWHYGTRSHAPELTAGYYNTCFRDGYLPITQMLAKHGAILNFTCIEMRDHEQPQDAQCAPEKLVRQVALATREAQVTLAGENALPRYDECAHEQILQASSLNIDSEFDDREMCAFTYLRMNPDLFQPDNWRRFIVFVKKMSEGKDVDRCLEQVEHEAEHFVHVHPLVQEAAVALSISRVAPRMISQVIVIIS